The stretch of DNA CTAGATTATTTTGCTCTTGGTAGCAACAAGTTCATAATTTTATTTACAGGCTATATAACGTTTGGCGAAGAATCAAAATGCTACTTTTACTTCCACAAGAAAAAAATGTTTTACTTCTCCTTTTTCGCTAGGTTCAGTTCAGATAATATTCCTGATCTTATCCATCTGAAATAATGAGTTTTCTGCTAATATGGAACACCTGATTCTTCTACCACCAGATGCCAGATGCAACACCTGAGGAAATCAAGAAGGCATACTACAGTTGCATGAAAGCGTGCCACCCCGACCTTAGTGGGGACGACCCTGACGTGACCAACTTCTGTATGTTCATCAACGAGGTTTACTCGGTAAGAGCCACCAGTCAATTTTTTACATTTACGCAGTTTCTTTTTTGCTCTGAAATTTGTCATTGCACTGAGCTAACATGGGGTGTGGAAGAGCAGGTGCTGAGCGATCCAGCACAACGTGCAGTGTATGATGAGATCCATGGGTACACAGCAACAGCAATAAACCCTTTCTTTGATGACAGTGCACCCAAGGATCAAGTGTTTGTTGACGAGTTTACCTGCATTGGTATATGTAGCTCTGTTGTAAATATAAGTTTCTCTTTTGGTTCATGAGTAGCACGATTCATTTATTTTTGTGGATGCACCGCTACAGGATGTAAAAACTGTGCCAATATCTGCCCTAATGTCTTTCAAATTGAGGAAGATTTTGGGAGGTCAAGGGTCTACTCCCAGTCGGGTAGCACTGAACTAATCCAGGATGCCATTGATAGTTGGTGAGACTTTTAAGTGCTTGAATCTATTCAGTTGTTAATTCTTGTAGCTATCCACAACATTAGCGAAATGTTTCTTGCAAGATATTCAATGTTTCAGAACAAATTAGTGAATATGTTGCTTATGTGTTTCCAGTTCTCCGGATGCTAATGCCTTTTGTGCCAAACTTCTATTTCCATTTTCAGCCCTGTCGATTGTATCCACTGGACTTCTGCAGCACAACTGTCactcctcgaggatgagatGCGTAGAGTAGAGATGGTGAATGTAAGTAGAGTTTCTATCCGATGGAACTTTGAATTCTGTGTGGCCTTTATAGTTTTACTGTCATAGTTGACTCTGGAGCAAGTTCGGTTAATTTGCATTTCTAGATAAGCATTGTATACTGCATAGAGTAGTAATGGCTTTAGAAGAATTATCTGCTGGTATTATCCGGAATTCTTCTAACAGTACAGTAATCGGAATTTCAAATCTGAGCAGGTTGGTTTGATGCTTGCTGGTATGGGAGCTTCAGTCGATGTTTTTCGAATGGTAATTATATCTTTATTCATGTAAATTTTATCTGCTCTACCTAATTTACTCCATGGCATGCTCTCAAGATTCCGTTTTCTTCTGTCGTGGATGCAAATTAACTTAATTGCTCTCTATGGAAAAATTCAAAGTAATCTGTTCATGCCATACATTCAATATCGAGGTTACCAAAGTGCAATTGTATCAGTAGCATAATTTCTTCTGGACCTCAACACTGCCTATCTGTGCTGTTATTAAATGTCAACTTACATTGATATGTTTTCTATATGTGGTAGGCAAGTGCTCGCTGGGAAAAGAGGCAAGCAAAAGTTTTGGTACTTTTCGTTTGCACTCACCTTATGTAATGGTctttaaaagaaaaaaaattataaatgTTTTAAATGTAAATCTGCATGATTTTTGCAGGAAAAGGTCAGAACACGGATGGTGAACCAAGAGAATTCAGACACAGGCAGGTCTTGGAGCGATGTCTGGGGATCCCCACCACGAGATCAAAACAATGGTAATGCTACTAGATTGTCAGAACTCGGAAGTACCCTGGTTACTCCGTAGCATTTAGTAAAGACGTATCTACTTACTGT from Panicum hallii strain FIL2 chromosome 3, PHallii_v3.1, whole genome shotgun sequence encodes:
- the LOC112885991 gene encoding chaperone protein dnaJ C76, chloroplastic-like, with translation MAPPLLSPPLLPDSFATLPRSFRCSRPTRQLATVGFAGAVRSERQGSWSARRRGNLRIRATATEADYERPEEDVAEDFYSVLGVMPDATPEEIKKAYYSCMKACHPDLSGDDPDVTNFCMFINEVYSVLSDPAQRAVYDEIHGYTATAINPFFDDSAPKDQVFVDEFTCIGCKNCANICPNVFQIEEDFGRSRVYSQSGSTELIQDAIDSCPVDCIHWTSAAQLSLLEDEMRRVEMVNVGLMLAGMGASVDVFRMASARWEKRQAKVLEKVRTRMVNQENSDTGRSWSDVWGSPPRDQNNEEEATERAKRAAAAARRWREYSRRGADRPPTYKLPEAVGNKD